The genomic window TTCGTGCGTCAATAACAGACGGCGAAGCCGTGATATTTCTCCCTAGCCTCTAGATCCTAGCCTCTAGATCCTCTAATGGAGATTGCTTCAGGGCTATTCGCCCTTCGCAATGACAACCAAGGCGAATGCCACGCCAAAACGCTTGCGTTTCGGCATGGCTGAGCCGACGAGTCATGCGCCTGCGAATGACAAATCCCTAGATTCTAGATCCTGTTCCCCCCTAACCACCAACCACTGTTTACTAACCACATTCTACATCCTCGCACCTCGAAGGGAGCGTAGCGACCGACCTCACACCTCAAAGGCACGAAGTGCCGACCTCATAGCCCCTAGATCCTTATCCTTGAGATTGCTTCAGGGCTTCGCCCTTCGCAATGACAACCAAGGCGAATGCCACGCCAAAACGCTTGCGTTTCGGCATGGCTGAGCCGACGAGTCATGCGCCCGCGAATGACAAATCCCTAGATTCTAGTCCCTAGATCCTATTCCCTCTTTTTCTATCTTTCCCACTATGAAGAAAATCGCATTTCAGGGCCGTCGCGGGGCCTACAGCGAAAGCGCCGCCTATCACTTGTTCGGAAACGATATCGAAGTCATCCCGATGGATACCTTCGAGCAGATTTTCCAGGGCATTGAGACCGGCGCCGTGGACGGCGGGGCCATCCCCATCGAAAACTCCACCGCGGGTTCCATCTACGACAACTACGATTTGTTGTACAAGTGGCGCCACCCCATCGTGGGCGAAGTCAAATTGCAGATTTCGCACAGCCTTTGCGCTCTCCCCGGGACAAAACTCGAGGATATCAAAGAAGTGCTGAGCCACCCGCAAGGTCTTGCGCAGTGCAGCCGCTTTTTCGGGCGCAACCCGAACATCAAAAGCACAGCGTTCTACGACACCGCTGGCAGTGCCGAAGAAGTCGCCAAGCGTGGCGATAAAACCGTAGGCGCGATCGCGAGCGCCTACGCCGGCAAGTTCTATGGACTCGACATTCTGGCCGAGGGCATTGAGAACTTGCCGGGGGTGAACTTCACCCGGTTTTATGCCATCCAAAAAGTGGCGAACCCTCTCCCCGAAACGGGCAAAATCAAGACGACTCTGCTGTTCATGCTCAGCGATTCCGGCAGATCCGGTGCGCTCCATGCAGCACTCGGTTGCTTTGCCAAGCGCGACCTGAACCTCACCCGCATCGAGAGCCGCCCGCATCCCGACCGCCCGTGGGAATACATATTCCATCTCTCCTTCGAAGGCAACCCGAAAGACGCCACCGTCGTCGAAGCGCTGGAAGAACTCCAGAGCTACTGCGACTTCGTGTACCGCCTCGGAAGCTTCCGCGAAGGCACGACGGAGAAGTTGAGTTATTAATTGATAATTGATGATGGATGATTGATAATTGGAGCAATTATGGCTTACGAACGTACTGACCGCAAATTTGACGAATACCGCAACCTCAAGATGACCACCGGCTTCATCTCCAGTGCCGACGGTTCCGTGCTCATCGAGATGGGACGCACCCGCGTCATCTGCAACGCAACCCTCCTCCCGAAGGTCCCCGACTGGCTC from uncultured Fibrobacter sp. includes these protein-coding regions:
- the pheA gene encoding prephenate dehydratase, whose translation is MKKIAFQGRRGAYSESAAYHLFGNDIEVIPMDTFEQIFQGIETGAVDGGAIPIENSTAGSIYDNYDLLYKWRHPIVGEVKLQISHSLCALPGTKLEDIKEVLSHPQGLAQCSRFFGRNPNIKSTAFYDTAGSAEEVAKRGDKTVGAIASAYAGKFYGLDILAEGIENLPGVNFTRFYAIQKVANPLPETGKIKTTLLFMLSDSGRSGALHAALGCFAKRDLNLTRIESRPHPDRPWEYIFHLSFEGNPKDATVVEALEELQSYCDFVYRLGSFREGTTEKLSY